GACCCAAGTGATGCAGACAAAGTGGTGCGGGCACAAGGTGGTGCAGATCCAAAATGATTTGTTAGTCTTCTTTCATTATGGACCTGAGTGAGATATTCATTTAGCTTTTTATGCAGGCAGGGCATCTTATGTTTTCTCCTTTGTCGTCCTATTTAgaattaaatatttttattgattaaatatgaagattttgaattattgaaagtaatgttaatttattttcttaaattttAGGTGGTAAACTGAGTTTTAGGGAGCTAATTGATGAtgaagataatatttttgggttGAAAAAGGTACATCTACTGGTCTGTGATACTAAACTATATTGATTTTTGGagaatttttaaataaaatccaATTGGTGTTAGGGTGACTGAGTTTACATATATTGCAACAATTATGTTCCCTGATTTTGTTTTAATAGGATATGATTAGGTTTTGATTGAATATGTTGTGTTGTGGATGTTGCTGTTTGTTGCTGCTGTTTTGTATCGGCAATTCTGTTGTTGTTATATTTCTCAAGTTTATGTTTTGTTCTACTGAAATTTGTTAGTTAGTGCTGAAGTTCATTTTGGCGGTGGGTTAATCAATTCCTTTTGCCACTACAAATTTTCTACTTGATTAATTAATGTCTGCATGTGAATGAAGTTAAAGGAGttcacttttttatttttggagtttctggtaattaattaattgaggCAGTGTGCATCTGACAAAGTATTTTTTGCTTTGTTGCAAATTATTTGACGTGGCCTCTGCAGGCTCTGATGGTGCAGACCCAAGTGATGCAGTCAAAGTGGTTCAGACCCACCAAGTGATGCAGATCCAAAGTGGTTCAGACCCACCAAGTGATGCAGATCCAAAGTGGTGCAAACCCAAGTGATGTTGGTTCAAAGTGGTTAAACTGGATACATAAGCTGGATTATGACTCCCCATAATCTATTATCCGGTTATGACTCGCTCACATGATTGACCGTGCCCCAACAGGATAATCTATTATACCTTGAGAGATCTACGTGAGTTGAAGACGGTAATAAGTGAATAACAATTCAAAGAATGGTGAGGTTAAGGTATGTTTTTCTTCTTATCGAGGATTGTAGTTTCTAGGgttctttatgcaaaaatttaaTTAgggatttctgaattttcttaAATTTGACAGGAAGCGGATGAAGCTGATGATAATaccaattaccaaattttcGTAAGGTTTGGAGTTTGTCTGATTTGCTTAATTGGTATAGAATTCATAGgtttattgttttgttttgtagGTTTCTATGTGTTTTCTCAACTGGGATGTTGATTAGGTTCATATTTCTGGTTCATTGGGATTTTAGCCTTTTTTCACTTATCCCCGATTTCAATTCCTGGGTCATGGTCCAGATTTTCTTTTGCAATTTTAGACTTGTATGGTTGTTTAGACTTGTGGATTTTCGATGAACTGGTAACATCTTGATGTGAATTTCAAGTGCAATTTTTACATTTTCTTAAAGCTTATTGTTTAGAATCTAATACGAATAATGATTGTAACCTGAAATCGTTCTATGATTTCATTCTCTAACTTATGGGGAAGGGGGGGAGGGGCTCCTTTCGTTCTATGATTGTAACCTGAAATCGTAATTTAAAATTATGGATGCCGTATGATATTTAGAAATTTGTACTATTGGGGGTGGTTTTGAACCCATAGTTAGAGACTCTGGCTAGGGCTTAGAAGAGTAACAACTTAGAAGGGAGACTTAATTACGTGGATGATTCTTGTAGCCAATAGCTTGCTTGTTTTGTATGACGGTCGAAGGATTTATGTAGAATTAGCTTGCTTTCTTCCAATGACTGTACCCTGAAATCGTAATCTTTATAGCTGTGGATGTATGATATTTAGAAATTGGTGTTAATGGGGTTGGTGTTGACCCATAGTTAGAACTAgggtttgaaacttgaactaGAATATAATTGCTTCCTTGGTTGATTCTTGTGGACAACAACTTGCTTGTTCTCATGCAGTTTTTATGATGCTCGAAAGATTCAGCTACACAGTAGCTAGGTGACGTCGTTTATAATTAGCTGGACAAAATAAGAAGTAAATATAGCTAGGAACCATCTTGAGTTTATTTAATGTTGAGGGACTTATGGCAGCCTGGTAGGGTCATCTATTTATCATCCTTCCTTGTGCGACATTTGCAAGTGCATGGGTTCATTCTATGTATTTATGTGTATGTGTGTTATTTCTTGTGTTCAATATTCATACTTGCGTATTATAGTTTGATGTTAGCATAGCTTCATGTTAAAAGAACTTCCAAACGTTGCTTTAGGAGGTCTTTATTCCAAATATCATTTCTGAACTGATATATTCCTTTTGTAACACATGATTCATGTTAAAAGTTAACTCTCTTGCATGATTTATGCCTTTTTGTGTAAAAGAGTTGTAATCTACTGTCCATGCCTCACCAGATTACGAAAATTGTCTGTTACATAAAATGTTACATAAAATATCTGAGATAAAGGTTTTTTGTGCATTTTGGGTGTTTAGCTTCCATCACTTGAGCATTTGGCATGAACTGATTTTTTTTGACATTGTTTTCATTTCAAGAAAATCTCATATTGTTTGCTGAGGTGATAGGTGGGATAATGTGCTTGTTTTCCTGGATAAACTAAAGGTTCCAAGGCATTAGAGGAATCAGAAAGCTTAAAACTGGCCAAATTTCCTGGTTCTTTTAGCTTTCCTTATTACCAAAGGATGGGTGAAACTTAGTGTAAGAgactcttatttttttttacctaTGTAGACAGTAGTTTCATTGGGCATAGACACACATACAGTAGTCTGGGAAGAACTAGCTAGGCTACTAAAGCTAGCTGATCCACTTTGTCAATAGAGTCATCTCGGCTGCTTAATATTATATTTTTGTCAAACTGGTGAAGAACTACTCGAACTAGGAAAATATCATTCGTATACACATACACGAGTCTTTGATTAAGATTTTGTGTCATAAAGCATTACCAGAACCCTAATCcttgtttctttgtttgtgtTGCAGTGACACAGGAGGGATGCGAAAAATGAAGGGAAATCATTTAATTACCCCGGCTATTTTGTAACCGCCAACATGTAGTTGGACAAGATTTGGTCATGAATCAAATCACTGGTTGTATGTTAAAGAATTATAATACAGTAAACTTTTGATACAGTGTGTTATAACTCTTTTAGAATCAACATTGTTTATGTTGAATGATTTTAGTATTTAGATTACCTTACGTGGTCTAGGAATTCAGGGTATTTCATATGAACATAGACCACTTGAAGTTTTATGCTCCTAGGAAATAACTACATTTCTTATCATTTACTATATCCACGCTTTTAACTACTTCCATAGGGCAATTAAACTCGTGATTTATACAACATTTTGGGAAATAGTTTTTAATATCTTGGGggtcgtgcgcgctagcgcacggacCACCAACTAGTTTTATTAAAGTGGGTATGGGGAATGGTAAATGTATTAAATAAGGGAGGGTGGGTGTATAGGGAAGGGTGAATGAATAAAATAAGGAAGGTGGTGAAATTTAGGGTAGAATATGTGTAGAATCTTAAGGTTTTTTTGGTAATTACTCCcaccgtttctttttgttatttaGGTTTAGCAATTTGCACATTTATTAACGTCTAATTagtgtgcattgagattcctctatttttttatttaaacaagaaaacttacgtttatttataatgttttaacTTTTATCAAAtatctgatattgggaaaatgagaaaattttaatgtcccaagagaaaagtgtgagagattaaatgacccaatgaatttaattggttaaaataatcattggatacaaattttgatagaatattaaagcatttataaaaggaagtgtaaagaacattttgaaacacccaaaaaggaaaacgtaaagaacaaaaagatatGGAGGGAGTAGAAAAGAATTTTAGGGTATTTTGGTAAAAAAACATGGCTAAATATAGTAAAGATTCACAATGGGAACAATATTTAAGAACACCAAAAACGAAAACGGTAACAACAtttaggaacagagggagtataataaACATATCTGATTTTACAATCTTAATAAATCATTACAATAATAAAAATACATATTTATGTGTTATTGCATTCTCAAAATATACTTTGTGTTAAAAGATTATCAACTAATAAGAATTTGAATGATACTAATACAAGTTGATTCCTCTCCCCCCATATTATTGAAATAAATTTTATGAGAGTAAGTACTgtcagatttaacaaaaactTTTTTGAATATCTTTTTTCCCAAAATGCTTCAATCTGACATTTGAAATATTTACACAGTTGTCCTAaactttaaataatattttgacCAATACACTGGACATTAAAAGTAGTATCATTTTTAGTTTAAAATGCGGGTCCTAGCATAGTTTCGAAATTCTATTGACGTATTTTAGGTCAAAACAACAATATActcatgtgaaataataagtAATGACAAATAAATTTCTACCAAAATCATATCACATCTTGTACTAATTTTGACCGTGTTTCTACAATATGTTTTGTATGGTTCATAACTTACACTCAATAAGTTATAACAAAAGTGTTCATCTAAACCCAAAAATATATTGACAAATTTTTACTTAGatagtaatataataattatgaatgacAAATGAtattcacaaaaaaaataaaataaaaaattacatatCTTGTGTTAATTTAGATGGATCTAATTTAAGCTtaaaaatatattctaaatatgacaataataaaattatatgaaATTTAACATACAACATGAGTATTAACCTAGACTGAAGTTGTATTTCAGTACAatatatgttctaaatttatatcAATTTAGTTAACTAaaactttaattttaaatataatccCAAAAAAACCTACAAAGTTTCCTTTCAATTTTCcctgaaaaaaatgaaaataaattaacaagGTTTAAATTTGTAATTTACGTACGTAGCATAATTCATGCTTAATTAACCAATTAGAACTAATTGAGTTTTAATATTTGGTATTTTGTTATGACAAATTAAACTTAAGTATGTTTCTTAGACTTAGATTAACTTATGCAAATTGTTTTCGCTACATTGGGAAACCAAATCACAATCAAGTACGAGGAACATATTTAAAATTACGCAAAAAATGCACTTTTTTATTTCATAAGCATTTTCTGTTGCAGCTATTAACATTAATAATGGAAATAATTCTCTTTTTCTTCAATAAAAACATATACTAATTTCACAAACTACATTAATCATAATTTCCCAAACTATATTAATCATAATTTCACAAAATAGAATAAGAATTTCACAACACCAAAACAAAGCTAACAAAAAAAGCCAACAGAACACAATTCTCATTTTGAAACcaatcatataataataaagCCAACAAAATTAGAAATAAAATCAACAGAAATATAATTACCGAGAATTGCAGCAGCAGCAGTGAAGGAGAGGTGTTGGCAGAGACGCCACTGACTTGAGGACGAAGAAGACGCTAATGTACGGAGCGATTttctattatttaatttaaattaatttaattcaatctACAAATACGAGTCCTTGAAATCCTTACAATGATCGAATCGGAGTTGAATTTGGTTTTTATACATAAAGACGAAGAGTGATGAGAGAAAAGAGAGTTGAGTTGTGAGATTGGTTATTGTTTGATTAGGGTTATAATTTTCTGGCCTTTATTTTGGGTTAAGGTTTAAATTTGGGTCTAATTTTAGGAGTTATTACTTATTAGTAATTTCGGTTTTGTTCGATTTGATTTGGTTTGGTTCGGTTCAGTTCTAATTTgattatttgagttattttaAAGCTAGGTCAAAGcattcgatttttttttaaaaagaccgtaaaaaaaaaatcgaactaGAAAATGAATCCAATGTTAGATATTGTTTGGATTAGTGTATGAGTTATTTTTACGCCCCTATCCTACGACCTAACATCCCTACGACCTAAAATTGCAGGGCACATTTTGAAAGCGAATATGACTTTATGAGTTTGACTCTTACAAACGAGTCTACAAATGGGTCAAAATAGGAGCCTTCAATGAATTTCCAAGGAAAATCTTATAAACCACTATATATTTGGATTGATAAGAGATCGGAGAATCCAACACTTTTGAATGTAACAAAGTTCATATAAAACCACTATATATTCAATCGTCACATCATGTTTCGTGTTAATCGTCACATCATGTTTCGTGTTGGATGATCAGAGGATTAAAACACTCGACAATTGACACCCTCCGCCAACCAGAGTGTCAAAACAATATACTCCATAGCACACAACAGTTACCAAATCAAGATATACTGAAACAGGTTACCGAAAACTACGAATAAACACACAAAAGCATAACATGTCCAAGTTTCTAAAGTTGATGGTTCATAGAATAACCCGACAACCCTACATCTTCTTTGggttactactactactactaatgTAGTTGGTAAACGAGTCTTGAAAAACCAGACAAGAACCAATTGCCGGAAACCTCACCTACAATCATACAGAAAATGAGAATAGTCTGCTAAATTTTCAGAAAATATGATAAACCAGCAAGCTCAACACCTAACCATATAAAACTCCATACACTTAATGGTCTAGGATTAGGAGCAAATTACTACTACTAAGACAGACAAATAAGCTGCAATTTAGTAGAGATAAAAGCTGGAATCATTCGGCGCTTTGAACAACTGGAAAGTCGATCCATGACTAGCTGAGGCGGTTGGCTGATCAGCAGCTTGCCAGAACTCTGACGATGAAATGGACGGGCCACCGAGAGGCAGAGGCATAGACGGGCTACCTAAAGAGGCGGTGTGATTTGTGTGCATAGGATGATGGTTTAGTGCGGAAGGTTCTGGGTTGCATGATGAACCCCATGAACTTGTTGACAGAAGAGAGAGAGCACGGAAATCTTGAGCTGCACCCAAGTTGTTGGATACTGGTGGCACCGACACTGCTACACCTACATCATGTATACAACTCTATTAGTCAGTCAACTCTGTTAGGTTTGGCgaggaatgaaaaacaattttccataactaTCTCAAAGGTGGAACCCACTTTTCCACATTTCCTCCTTTTTTTCtttacctccctctcccttcttcccctcatttctctcattttctttcaaggaaccaaacaaagaaaaactagtttggaattgtgttttccattGCACTGAAAAAAGAGCCCCAATGTTAACCCCTTTCCCCAGCAAAACCGGCGAACAAAGTTAGGGGGTTATTTACAGCTACACCCTTCAGTTGTACCTCAGAGCTAAAAGATGAAAATCTCAGTTCTGTAAACTAATTACTTGTaggataaatttaaatttagatAACGGAAATCTAACAAgaaaagtatatatatatacctcgATGGAAGACATCACCCTTAGATGGAAATAAGTGAGGAGAGATTTTGGTTTCCAGGGTTTGCAGTCCATTATTGTGGGTTGAATGCAGCAGCTCATCAGTAGTATCAGTACCCCCGGATTTTATGGTTGTAAAAAAACCAGGTTTTGCCAGCGTAACCACCTTGGATTCGCTTCCACTATTCCAGGTATCATGCCTACTCTGAAGCATTGGTACCTGGTCGAAAGCAAAATTCAGCTGATTCCTACCCTCTGCACCCATCAAAAACAAACCATGTACTTCGTATTAGTTAAAAAGTATCGTGTCACTCGCTATTAACCTGCCTACATTTTCAAACCTACTTAACAGATCAGCACATTGTTAAGTTGGGCCAGACATATGTGGGACCCATCAAACCAGTCAGCGACTCAATGAGGTCGGGCCTAGAAGGTGATCAGAGCTAACAAAATATTCCTACAAAGGCCAATATGACAGCAGAAAGTTCTGAGTGATAAATCTGAATCACTTGAATCAGACATTCCACAAATTATTAAAAGCGTGCCGGGGAGAACAAATCATTTCTAAACAAATGACTGCACATGGAATAAATTGACTTATATTACTCGGATTGAGAGCATGGACACGGACGGGTTAGAGAAGACCACAACTACACACAAACACAAAGACTGTTGTTAACAAGAGCTAATATGAGACACTTACTGAACATGCTTAATAATGGGAATCAGGAATTTAAGATACACCATCTGCTGTTATATACTCCATATGCAGTACTTGAGAGACTACTTACACGTGTACTTGAAAGATCACACCCAAACATAAAACAGACTAAAATGGTCATAACTGATCTCCAACAAGGGAATCCCCTTATGAGAACTATTCACATACTAGCAATGAAGAAATTGGAGAGCTATATCGCCTATATGCGCATGTATGAccatgaaaatcaaaattaagggGGAAAAAGGCTGCAAACAATACCATATAAGGAGGATGTTAGCCTCATCGAGTTGAATTGGATGACCTCTGGCTTTGGCTTCCGGCGACGTGCATTGTGATCAGAAAGACGCCTGCGGCAgcttctcttcttttggtcaAACTCCGACATCCCGTGGAACCTTCAATTACAGGGTCAAAAGTTTAGTTAATTGTTTTGTGATCCCACAAAATACCCGCAAAAGTTTAGTTAATTATGCAAGCTCCAAACTAGAAATGCAATaaacagaaaaataaaaaataaaaaaatactatTCCCGGCTACCACGGAAACTTACCGGCTGCACTGTTGACAAAACCTTCGTTCGAGTCCGTTTATAACAACCTTTGGGCATTTTGAGTGGCTTTCACAAACTCTATGCTTCCGGTGGTAATCTTTAGCAGAGGAAAGGTCAAGATTACATCCTTCAACTTGACAACGTGGACTTTCTGTACCCAGAGATGAAGATTTGGATTTCTTTGCTACAGAATCAGGCGGAATACAAGAAGTTCGAGCAGTATTATTATTCCTCGCATTGCTGACCCCAGAAACATCTTCAAAGTATGTCCTTTTCCCCAGTTCCAGGGCAATCAAAGATTCACCAGAAGCCACTGAACTTTCTATTGTTGTCCCAGAATTATTAACCAAATCTCTCTTGCTTCTAAGATCCTGTTGTGAGAATTGGTTTCCTTTGATCTCTCTATCTGTGGATGAATCAACAGAAGCTGATTTTGATGAAGAAGCATATCCCAGATCAGAACCAGTACCACCATCACTACGACCTCCAGAAGAATAGAATGACCCGACTTCAAATCCTTCTATTCCCTCGATTTCAGACTCTACTAACTGcaatttttttggtgtttcggtTGCTTTTGTGTTGAACATCACTAAGTTTTCCCAGTCCCACAAGAAGGGGCTCTTTGCATTCAATTCCATCATCGAAATCGCACTCATGAAACAATCTTGAAAAGCAGATTAATCCTGAAGCTACTGAACAAGCTAGATCTTTCGGCTATTTATACTGCATATCAATGGAAATTAAATTgaagttaccaaaaagaacaaacaagaTCTTCAAAGTTTCTCAACAGGTCATAGAAACAGCTTTAAGTGAAAAGTTGAGCAACAAGAAAAGAAACAGCAGAACAAATTTATGTTTCAGACAGGAATTAACCATTATAATCGCAACAACGGTATATCCCTATAACCAAACATCAATTATCAGGATAAGCCATACCTTTAATTCAAATGAACACGAGCAAGAGTACAATCAGCAGTTGTGCAGCACAAATCCCTCATGATCGACGCCTCAATTCTTACCAAAACTTCGATTCATCGTAGCATTCAGAGACGGCTTAAATGAACCTATTTACAATAAACCCACAAAAACAAAGGTTAATACAGTATAAGAACACAAAATCAAGGTATAAAACACAAAGTCAATATAAAACAATCTACAGTACCAATCATTTTCTTCAACTTTTTTTCTCAAAGTTCTCAAGCTGAAGTACAATAAGAAGATGAATTCTATCCTATCTTCTTAAGAAAACCTAATTTCCCTGTTCCACAACTGCCAGCCATAACATGACTCACTTTCACACTTGTGGAAAAGGTACTACTTATATGCAAATTGCTATGTTTTCGTACTCTTTATAACCCCATTTATAGAAATTTTACCATTCCTAATTAAACCTTTGAAAGATGACATTTTTACCTCATTTTACAGAGAAGAGTTGCCTCACTTGTTTCATTTTTCCAGGACATCCAACCCCCACaaacttctctttctctctctctccaatTATTTGTTGCAACTAGTCACCCTACAATTAATTgatagctttttttttttacctttcctcctttagactttaacTACTCCTTAGGATCAAGTGATCAActgatattttgaaagaaatgtgGCCTATTATAGTGTGACGTTAAGAGTGATGAGTACTACCAACTAAAAATCAACcaccaaacaaaaaaattaacccTTCACTTTTTCaggcaaataaaataaaacaggaTGCCCACCAAATCATTGTAGATCTAAAATGACCCCATCTTCCAAaaaccctaattgatttttaaacCTCAATGACCCATCAACATTATTAATCAAACAATTACCCTTTCTTGAGAAACCCAATTGACAACATTAAAGAATGAACAAAGTGGATtcttaatttcatattttatgttttaaaaataataataaacataTTACAAGGTGAGTTTGATCTTTCCCATAAACCCAAcacaaatttatttatttatttctaaaaaaaTAATACTAGTCAAAAGTCAAGTTCCCAGCTTTTGGAGAGAATAAAAACCCATCACACGTTCACGCAAATCATcgttaaaaaaaaagatttaCAAAAACCCAAATTCTGGGTTTTGCCTCTTGCTCAACTTCAAGAGCTTCAAttggttttaaaaaaaatatttattttatttatttattgactTGGGGAAATCAAAGGAGAAGACGCGAAACGACATCGTTTTTCACTCATATTTCTTCATAAAGTACCCTAAATTCACAGCAATCGATGAATACAACCcagaaatcaaaattaaaaaaactaacAACAAAATTCAGCTACTTTCTTCTGGGTAATTTTGACCAAAATtggaaatgaaaaacaaaaaaccaGAAAAAATGTTTAGGCCAAATGAGAAACTATCTCAATCCATCAAATCTGCACTgaaaaacacactgaaacaaagaACTAGCAGAAGAATTACagagaataaataaataacccaaaaaaattactcataaataattaaataaatatataacagTAGAATCAATACGAGTAGTACTTTATTAGTTTaataaataaagaaacaaaGAAGAACAACCcaaatttagaaaaaaaaaatgagtaacCTGGAAGTTCTTACCTTTTAGCTAAAACCCCTTTagttctctctctagaaatctCATCAATTTAGGGAAAGTAAAGCACAAATGAATCTTACCCTGCTtttaattttctgggtttaTTTAATAATTACTGTTTCTGTAAATTCAATCCCACTTTTCACCAATTTCAAGAAGACGCCatgagagagaggagagaggaagagagagagagacaggTGAAAGAGAATTATTGGTTGGGGAGATTGTGTGAGGACAGCTCATAATAATCATACAATTGGTGTGTgaaattagattttttttaaaaataaaaacaaaatgctaGTAACACTATTTTAGCTTGGACTATAATGTTGTCACGCATCTAATAAAATTAGAACGATTCTATTCATATAAGTAAATATATCTCCCTccgtctttttttgttttttacgtattccattttgggtgtttcattttgttctttacatttccttttatattatcacataatgcattaatattctatcaaaatttatgCCCaagtattattttaaccaattaaattcattggacattaaatatttctcattttcccaatgtcagatttttgataaaagtgaaaacattataaataaacgtaatttttcttgtttaaataaaaaaaagttgaggaatctcaatgcacattaaataCTCGTCAAATCGCGTGAAAAacatcaaacgtaaaaaacaaaaagagacggagggagtacttaataAGTTGTACACATATATTTTCATCCGGATAAAATATATtactcgataggttgtactcaTATCGATCCAATTATAAAGAGTTAACACCATGATTGGGGTCCAAGTTTTACAAAAAATCACCAATTGGGATCTCACATTTTTTTGGTCAATTATTGGGACCTCATCTTACTTTTTTTAGCCAAAGTTAACTATGGTGGTTAAAAAAATGTTAAGTCATTGGGTTaagaaataagaaatataattataacattttatttttgtaaaaatacaaaactaatttaattaattaattgttattctTACACCTCCAATATCCCCCTCTTGAACAAACATCATCGGAAACTACCAACACCACAttaatttctattttctttattaATGAAGTTCGTCCATTATAGATTTATAGTTCACAGTTCAGCGataaattgataaaaaaaaatgctaagtaactaatttctaatatttacataattttaCTTCGAAACCAACAAAACCAAAATGT
This sequence is a window from Spinacia oleracea cultivar Varoflay chromosome 1, BTI_SOV_V1, whole genome shotgun sequence. Protein-coding genes within it:
- the LOC110785706 gene encoding squamosa promoter-binding-like protein 2; amino-acid sequence: MSAISMMELNAKSPFLWDWENLVMFNTKATETPKKLQLVESEIEGIEGFEVGSFYSSGGRSDGGTGSDLGYASSSKSASVDSSTDREIKGNQFSQQDLRSKRDLVNNSGTTIESSVASGESLIALELGKRTYFEDVSGVSNARNNNTARTSCIPPDSVAKKSKSSSLGTESPRCQVEGCNLDLSSAKDYHRKHRVCESHSKCPKVVINGLERRFCQQCSRFHGMSEFDQKKRSCRRRLSDHNARRRKPKPEVIQFNSMRLTSSLYEGRNQLNFAFDQVPMLQSRHDTWNSGSESKVVTLAKPGFFTTIKSGGTDTTDELLHSTHNNGLQTLETKISPHLFPSKGDVFHRGVAVSVPPVSNNLGAAQDFRALSLLSTSSWGSSCNPEPSALNHHPMHTNHTASLGSPSMPLPLGGPSISSSEFWQAADQPTASASHGSTFQLFKAPNDSSFYLY